The Equus caballus isolate H_3958 breed thoroughbred chromosome 12, TB-T2T, whole genome shotgun sequence genome contains a region encoding:
- the C12H11orf24 gene encoding uncharacterized protein C11orf24 homolog — protein sequence MWTALVLVWISSWSLSESQTTSQEPRSVDLNRMLENSVGNSTFQETISRVFNKTSEGMTVVTPSPVTLTKGTLVVDPTSPAVTAATTHRTGVGTPVTAEGTPDRAASGVPSPPSAVSAGPAPSAPAALSTPHAQASRSGTVPGAATLTTQAMGTQTAAVTTAGMLSPQGTHSPEPTSGASTAIPVSSLSPHAPNVSTQGPSIPASTTGPVADTTSRPTPTLSNATAEPTPTSMAPPSVTAVTATTKPQAEEPAASTVPAPVPHRSPTPEVEATSSMTQPGTAPSARGPTGPGTPQTPEQVEPESTPGTASAGPTPGSSGDSRMPATDSCQLSTQGQYLVVSTKPLTLSSVNKSLLLAVLLFGVTLFITVLVLFALQAYESYKKKDYTQVDYLINGMYADSEM from the exons ATGTGGACAGCCCTTGTGCTTGTTTGGATTTCCTCCTGGTCCTTATCTGAAAGCCAAACGACATCCCAGGAGCCAC GGTCCGTAGACCTCAACAGGATGTTGGAAAATTCAGTCGGCAACAGTACGTTTCAGGAAACAATTTCGAGAGTCTTTAATAAAACTTCTGAAGGAATGACTGTGGTGACACCTTCTCCTGTCACGTTGACCAAAGGGACTTTGGTGGTTGACCCCACCTCTCCTGCAGTCACAGCAGCAACAACACATAGGACAGGTGTGGGCACTCCGGTGACTGCAGAAGGTACCCCTGACCGGGCAGCCTCCGGGGTGCCCAGCCCGCCCAGTGCTGTGTCTGCGGGGCCCGCCCCGTCCGCCCCTGCTGCTCTGAGCACCCCGCATGCTCAGGCATCCCGCAGCGGCACAGTGCCAGGAGCAGCCACTCTGACAACACAGGCCATGGGCACGCAGACTGCTGCTGTGACCACGGCAGGGATGCTCAGCCCGCAGGGCACGCACAGTCCTGAGCCCACGTCTGGCGCTTCCacagccatccctgtgtcctccTTGAGTCCCCACGCCCCTAACGTGTCCACACAAGGCCCCAGCATCCCGGCGTCGACAACCGGGCCTGTGGCTGACACAACAAGCAGGCCCACACCCACCCTCTCCAATGCCACCGCAGAGCCCACGCCCACCTCCATGGCTCCTCCATCCGTGACAGCGGTGACAGCCACCACCAAGCCACAAGCCGAGGAGCCAGCTGCCAGCACAGTGCCAGCACCTGTACCTCACAGGAGCCCCACTCCTGAGGTGGAGGCCACGTCTTCCATGACACAGCCAGGCACTGCTCCGTCTGCCCGGGGGCCCACAGGGCCAGGCACACCCCAGACACCGGAGCAGGTCGAGCCTGAATCCACCCCTGGTACTGCGTCTGCCGGGCCAACGCCCGGGAGCTCAGGGGACTCGAGGATGCCGGCCACGGACTCGTGCCAGCTCAGCACCCAAGGCCAGTACTTGGTGGTCTCCACCAAGCCCCTCACCCTATCCTCGGTGAACAAAAGTCTGCTGTTGGCCGTGCTGCTGTTTGGGGTGACCCTGTTCATCACTGTCTTGGTTCTGTTCGCCCTGCAAGCCTACGAGAGCTACAAGAAAAAGGACTACACGCAGGTGGACTATCTCATCAACGGCATGTACGCAGACTCAGAAATGTAG